Genomic segment of Zerene cesonia ecotype Mississippi chromosome 7, Zerene_cesonia_1.1, whole genome shotgun sequence:
tttaatattctaataaaaacattaatctcTCTATTCTTAAACTGCTCTGTTTTACAGAAATTAATTCGATAGTTGTCTACTAACGTGCAAATCTTCTATAGAAACACATTTTAGTTAGTTTATAAGATAAGCCTTATCATTGCTTATAGACCGATTAATCTTGAGCGTTTTTCATGAGATAATAAGGTAaatcttatgaaatttaatacaaattacgaAGAATTATGGGTAAGACGTGCTTATTCTTTCTttgataatttcataaaagtgAATTGGTGTCAAATtaagcaaaaataatttaacgcaatttcatcatcattatcatcatcagcccatatatgttcccactgctgggacacaggcctcctatgagggttcaggccataatccaccacgctggccaagtgcgagttggcagatgtcacatgtcgtcgaactttttaattcttggacatgccggtttcctcacgatattttccttcaccgtttaagcagtggtgatgttatccccatgcgcagataaattgaaaaatcaatttatttcccgcacgctcgcccggtctcgaaccccgacttatcgattttgaagtccgaggttctccccactgagccaccactgcttttaattgaatcaacgctatttaatagaatttaatttaatttatcgccattaaatacaaaaatatttaatggcttataaatataaattctgttacaatataaaataaaaggatcAAAATGAATTGTCGTAGTAGACAAAGCCGCTGTAAAGTTTCATATCGTATGtgtatagttaaaaataagctTGTTATAACAACCAAGTGTCCCAAGTAAGGTCAgtataaaaggaaatattacgAATTACTGTAAAAgagcttttataattatcagcAGACACGGATCTATACATACTCGTGATTGTTTAAAACTTTCGGAAGTTTAAGGTAAAGTGTTGtagtgttataaattttttattttatttaataattaatatatttaacgtcACTCCattgacaataaaatatattagttttatcgTGAAGAGCATTAATAAACCAAATAGTTTGGAGTAATGGCGCTCTGACGAGCAAGTGAGTTCTCGCTGTGGGAACTGACAATACAGGCGGGCGGTGCCGTCTGGGCATATAGCCGTTTGGCACAAAGAAATGCCTGAATTCTACATTTATAATCATAGGTCATATAACATCACTCACATAAACAGTCCGCTTTGTTCCCATCGTACTGACCCCTATCTGCTTTATGACTGCGAATTAAActgttttaacattaaatgatCACCCTAATAGATATTAGCAACATTAACTTTATTCTTTACGGTTACAATATTGTccgtattaataaaataaatcgctaatgataaataataaaatgtgtcgTTAAGAGTAAACTCGACGAGTATGGCTAATTTTTCATAACGTTTTTGTTTTGAGACAAGAAAGGTTCAATAGGAGAGAAATcttaccacgggtgaagccgggacggaccaCTGATCCAttagaatatcgggataaaaagttgcctatatgttattccagttgtccagctgtctacgtaccaaatttcattgcaatcggttcagtagtctttgcgtgaaagagcaacaaacacacacgcattcttacaaactttcggatttataatattagtaggactagtacgATATTATTAAGCGATATTTAGGTCTACCCTCTTTCGTATACACTTCtcagaatatataaatttgtccTGTCATTTGCCATAGTCGTTTAACTCaacttaatatattgttaaattgattCTATGTTTGTCGAATAGGTATAGAACTATATTTCTtacaaaacgaaaaaaaaaattaccttataAAGGAGTAAATCGTCATCTATTAGTCACTTttagaaattctttcaccgttgaaTATGTACGTGATTCtgctatatataatttgtactaTGGGCGAAGTCGGTGTGGAGCGATAGTTGTTGATGTAGCTAAAAATTCATCGAACTATCATAGTATAAAGGCCATgcacgtatttttttaagtaagtaaatattatcaatgctGTTATCAGACtaaacgtatttaaataaaatattattatcaataaatataccaGTTAATATGGAAGCTTTTACCAATTTAGCGAAGGCTATTAACAGCTGATGTAATAAGTCacaaatattactaatattttctataaaagacAAGAGTGAGCCATTCCAGCCCACGGTCCAGAATGCGGCGTGCTGGCAGTTTTGAAAGGCAAAGTGATTTGAAATATGTTGAATTGGTTGCGccttattttatgaatatttcttttttactattaacaaattaatgtttattatttaacataaccTCAGTTATTTCTAGAACATAGGACCAATTTCGTTTGGGTATTAGTAGGTCGTAGTGTGAccgcataaaaaaatacacaatattacTTCATTCAACCaagcattttataaaattaaataatataaaatttaataatatcattgtcCAGTCGTGtctgttttttcattttaaatatggaataacGCTTTTATGGCaaagcaatataattaatcatctTCTTTATTTGGCATTCCCTTTGCAGAAGGTGGATACGTTTTATACACTACAAAATACCTTTTTACACCTTCTTCGAAGTATtcagaatatataaattattattcatgtaaAACAACGAAATTTAAGTGAAACCATTTTTGCTATCTGTACACATCTAGCCTTAAGTTATAGATGACCTAGGCACAGTACTGGGTAGGGTACGACCGATTTGGCCGGACCATGAGACTTAGAACTATAAAAGCCCTCTATTTCCAGTTGTAAGGCACACTCAATCTAATATCTCCCTAATACGCTTCACAAGCCATCCCAACCAACTCCAAAATGTACAAGCTGGtaagagaaaattttaatgaaaagcaTGTTACTTTTagtcctttatttttattcgtaaatAAGATACTTatttacgaataaaaattatttttagttatcgAAGATTTAATTCATCGCGTGTAATAAGACAGTTTGCCGTTAACACTAAGTCGCTTCTAGTTTGAGTCaattacgtaaataaaaataacgtctCCATATGTTATGGAAAGCAGATGCTTACTGCGCCTTTAACATAGACTtgctcaatattttttaagtgcTCACTaagaaaattcatataaaattataccgCTGTAAAATGTTTACAGCAAAATTTAGTTTGAGAAAACATCTCAAAAACGATCGCTCCACTAccattaatcattttttttcgcGCCGCTCCAAATGTGAAAGTGATATTcgctgtatatttttatcctaTCAGATTAAAGAGTTCTTATTGAACTTGACATTCTCGGGCGGCAACGACCTTCCGAGGTCAGTGGTTACTACCTATACGGTAGACTTTAAATGTCTGACCGAGTGAATAATTTTGACAAGTAAATGCCAACCTATAGATATGtccgattttatttatttcccttACTCTATACTTATCTGTATCATATTTACCTTTTGTTAACCATAAGTTTAAAACTTTGCTATTAACATTCATCAGAACATGTTGTatgttgtatattaaaataataagttttacataaaaaaattaaagtttgtaatatatttatcgtcATTCATACAGCATGTGATAAAGAATAATGAATCTATCATAACAATAACTAGTTTTTAACACTTGTATTCGACAGAATTTATACAATTCAGTCCTAACTTTATTTTCTCATATCTAAATTAGATCTGAaacagatattatattaacgaaAAAAGCACATTAATAATCTTCAGTTAACAGGTCATAGTGCTTTAATGAACATAATGTGACGTTATTTTAAGCGGCATATTTGTTAACAATGTGTGGACGAATACCGCAAACTCCGTGACCATTACGATTAGTGTTAAAGCAGTGGCTTGGTAACTTTACAAGGCATGTAATTATCAATGCACTAGCACCTTAATTAATACACGCTTGTCATACTCTATCTTTGCAAGTGTTCCAACGAGGGCGGTAGTTGAACTATTGTTTAACAAGACCACAAAAGTCCAGTTTCGTACGCCTACACCGCGTAATTCTATGTCCTTGCTATGGTATAGGCGAGTActtcgtatttatttttcattaagtataatgtattttattactaagaatgccataaattattacaatttattttaatatagtactTGACTTATGTAAGATCGCTAGATAGGTGTGGTGTTAAAATTACGCGCTTAGCagtgatttttatgaaataagtctgattaaaatatgaacaatCCGGAGGCCCAGAGGAGGAATGAATCAACGGACAAAgaattttattgctatattttaacattgttttaataagtaaCTGTATCCAACAGGTCGTTCTTACCGCCCTTCTGGCTGTCGCCTCTGCTGCCCCTGGCCTCATCGGTGCCCCAGCCCTCGCGCCCTGGGGTCATGGTGTTGGTGTCGCCCCCGCGGTAGTAAGCGCCCCTATCGTCAGGGCCGCTGTCCCTGTTGCTACTTCTTACGCTAACACCGTCAgagtaagtttaattttaatttgttaatttgttcCTTAATTGCGATTGCCAAAATACGCTATATATAGAATCGTGTCGTGTTTTGATTGAAACATTGTCTTTTGTTTCATGAATGcatatatttatcaacatttaaaatgtgattaaGTTCGATTTCTAAGAAAATACATATCTATAATCAATTGTAGtaggtattaattatataagatagagaaccttataaatattattactattataattacgaAGTACATAGGCTTACCTTACTGCAAATTGACACTAGTCGGCAATTTACAAcgagaaatatttatgtttatgattGAGAATGGATAATTTATCATGcacattcattaaaatttattgcttatacCATTATAACGTAGGGATAATAAAGTTGCTATACACCCCGTATAATAATATGCCTATGAGAAAACGAAgagtatgtttttaattatactttctCCATACAGACAAAATTAGGCGGTATTtaataaggtaaataaaaatgtgcaaAATGTTAATAACGCACACATAATAAGTCTAATAAAAATCAGGTACAgtaattaaaagcaaattacATTCAGTATtcataatacaatatcatcatcatcagcccatatgtggtcccactgctgggacacaggcctcctatgagggttcaggccataatccaccacgctggccaagtgcgggttggcagatgtcacatgtcgtcgaacttttaattcttggacatgccggtttcctcacgatgttttccttcaccgttaagcagtggtgatgttatccacatgcgcagataaattgaaaaatcaatttatttcctgcacgctcgcccggtctcgaaccccgacttaccgattttgaagtccgaggttctcaccactgagccaccactgctttttattcataatacaataaggtacttgttatttaaaaggaatatataaaaggttatttataaacacttgtaaatcaatgcatgaaaaaaaaactgttccCCAGATCGCGACGCCAGCTGTTGTTGCAGCTCATGCTCCTATAGTGGCGCACGCCCCAGTCGTAGCCGCACCCTGGGCCCACGGGTGGTAATCGACCCCACATACCACTAGGCTACATGGCTAACCCACCACCTCAGCCTCACTAGGACTATACCACCCGGTCTTAGTCAAGAAGCGCAACAGTCAACCTCTACCTATCTAGTATTtagtaataaacaaacatcgAATAGTGTAAACACCTTATCACTTTGAAATGtttggaatatatttaaagcagTAAAGGgaagtgttttaattttataacccataaatacataataaggAAAAAGCGACACAAGATTGCATATAAAACTTAAGTATCGAGAGGtaatggaaatataaaattattgaattaaatcgcACATTCggtatgattttattaagtgtgtctgaatgtttattttatttacgacgTCAGAATTTGCCGCTGGTTTGAGTATACcacattattatcatatcaaaAGAACGGAGCGGATATCACTTCGTTCTACCGATAATAtgagaataaatataacaaacatttttacatttatccaTCTAATGTCCATCATAAATCCTCTTCTAAACTCTGAACGACTTTAGTCCATAGTAACAGCATCAGTTCCTAGTCAGACACCTTTTTCGAGATACACCTGCTGAATACCCACGTATTCTGACTAATATAAAGAAGAACAAATGAAGTTAAGCAGATGTGCTAGGAACACAAACATgattaatttgaaacaaaaccGATTATTTATCTAGTTGTAGGTAAgtgtatagatatatttatgtacaatatttataacagttCTACTTATTCCTCAGAATAAGTTGaggaaaataatacattattatcatatcaaatatattatattgttgtgttttaattCAGTGCAGGATACCAACAGGTAACACTGCAAGAATGCTTCAATAATGTTTAGTAATTCCCAAAtgtcacattattattttcataaatgttaAAGGTTACTTTGATACTTGGGTAgcgagaaaaaaatatatgatacttGAAAAAGCTTGAAGAAAGCAAtcatgtatacatttttttaacatattgatCAATAAGTGTCATTAGTGTAAGAATAATGAGAACTTATTACAACAGgtgcattaaattattgttgtgtATTGTCGGTGAGTAATGATAGGCATAAGTAGAGGCTGTGTCCATTTATGGTGGAACTTATTCCGCATGCCGTTTATAGGACAAGTAGTTATTGCTACAAATATATTGAGAGTtgttaaaacttaatattttacgtttatGAGTTAGTTTTCTGAAAACTAATATATAACTTCTGAGCAACAATGGCTATGTGGGAATTTGATCAATAAGCcctgtttattttctattatttgagaaattttaagtTCCAACACTACCTACTATGATGTAAATTAACATACAAGTCTAcccaatataaaaatcataattcaattattaacaGCTCTATATAATTGCTAAGATACTGGTCAAGTCACCGTCCTGTCGTCGAGCACAAAATGGAGCTTTCATTCGTCCAAGGTCATCCTGCAGAAAccttaacattttattatagagCACaaccacaaaaaatacatcaagTCTTAAAGACtctttaaactattattatttcacacaatCAAATCAATACTTAACaaacaatgatatttttatagatcataaaagcatttcttcgattttatgtacttttttttgtattttaatggtGTAATATTGATGGAGATGTaacatttaagaaatataattaatgttcagactatttaaaatattgtaaacaccTCCTTACtctttagaaatattaaatgcgaaagttatttgttggtttgtttgtCTTACACATGGAAATGGAgagattttatgattttatttctaaagtatttatttctatagttAGCAAGCTACAGAATGACATATGACATACTTGTTACCATATTCCCATGAGAATTAACTTTGATAAAGCAAGGGAAAGgcgaaaaattttatataaatgaaaaaagacagtaaataaattttgttaaaaaaaagaaaaattaaatgatcacGGAATCGCACTTTCATTGAGTATGTTTCATTATGATAAACTTTGACGCTTTGACAAACAAGACaccttataaaaattatatcttgttttaataaactatttgaGCACTTGCGAAAATAACATCATTTATTCCAGGCcacatatataatgaaattacaattatcttcttaactgttattatttttgtaattgttattttgtattttggtACGTATATCTAATTACAATGATTAAcacatattacaataaaaattcaattaaactcAAAATACTTTTACACTTTTACAAAGGTTTGAGTGGAACCGAACTGTCTTAAAGGTGTTATCATCGGTGaccatatttcattattcttaTGAGACAAAGCAATGTGCCCACGTACTTTTCttaaaactgttattattGACAATAcgataaaatgtttaagtaaaaacattttgCTTGTGCtaactaacattaaaaaagcGAAAGTAATTCTGTCTGTCTTTTGCACAGAGAAAAATTGAGATCCGAAAAGCaacataggataatttttatcccggataTCTCATGGAAACGGTAACTATGTTTGAACATcaattagatattattacttgaaatgttaataaccgttaataatagtttataatttttataatgcatgtatattaatatcaattaaatctgGCTACTCGAGATTGACTTTCACGCGATGAGTAAGCGAACACGTTGAACTTGACTTTTGATACATTTGGTTGCCGAACACTGTATAAATAGGTTCGACATATGGAAGAAAGCATCAGTTAATCACTTTTTGTCGTTCAGTCTCGAACTAACACAGACCACGATGAACTCGCTGGTGGTGTTGCTTTCCGTGATGGCGCTTGCCGCCGCCTCCCCTTCAGTTCCCTCCATTCTCAGCTATGCGGTACCAGCTGTAGCCGTAGCACCATCTGCTGTGTCACACCAATCTCGGATAGACATCAAATCATCTCCTGCTGTTGTCTCCGAGACAATCACTCCAATTACCCGCACCGTTGTATCTGAGCCAGCTGCAGTCatcgccgcgcccgccgcatATACCGCTCCCGCTGCATACGCTGCTCCCATCGCATATGCTGCCCCCGTCGCCTACGCCGCACCTGCTACATACGCTGCGCCTACTTTCGCCGCTGTCGCTCCTGCAGCCATCTCCAGCCAATCCAGAGTAGACATCAAATCATCTCCAGGCATTGTCAGCACTGTCGCCGCCGGGCCCGTGATCAGCGGCTACGCCTCTCCCACCGCGTACAGCGCTCCCGTCGCCTCTGTTTACTCGCCATCTGCTATTGCTGCAGTACCTAGCGTATTTAGATCTGCCGCCATTGCGCCAGTTGCATCAGTATCTTCTGTAATATCCGCCCCCGCCGTTGCTGCTCCCGCTGTGGTTGCTGAAACACCCGAAGTAGCGGCAGCTCGTGCTGCTCACTTGGAAGCTAAGGCCGCTGCTCTCAACGAAGCTCACGTCATCCACAAACGGTCTGTCCTTCTTAATGCCCCTGTTCTTTCTTACGCATCTGTGCCTGCTACATCCTACCCAACTTTGGTACACAACTACGCTGCATCTCCCGTAGTCTACTCAGCTCCCTTGGCCCACGTTTCGTCCTACGGCGTGCATGCTCCTGCTATCGCAAgagtattttaaataccatCACGATTGCGAGGTATCTACGCCTCGGTTCAGACTTGACGAACGactatataactttaaaataaatgtcataaaataactaaacgaatatgttttatttgtgttatttaactAACCTTTCTTGCAAATAAAGAAACTTTAACCatgtataacaaaaataatggaCAATATTCACAATACCTATtgcaaattattgtattgtatttgaatGCCCCACTTTTTGGACGCaaaaaattgaacaaaattaaagGTTTGCACAACAGCTGTATTATACCACagatagtatatattttaaataacacttagttatatttatactgtagaagagtatttataatatttacatattacgatgtttgtctgtctgtactaattttaagaaaaaaaaagagtatcgattaaataataaataaatacgtttttatatttaaatgtatttatattgaagtAATCTAAATAAGTATCTACATATCTGTAATAGTGTGTGTATCACTAAGAAGAAATTGCAAACCACTGCTCTTATAGAAAGGACCAAAAGGGACATAGCATTGATTGAAAAAAGTTTATTCTAATATCTTTATACCTAGATGGCGATAACTTCAGCAATCGaatgatgaatatttaataacaaagtgtttattttttagtgaCCTTCCATATTAGTACATGTGGGATAGTTCCCACTAATTACCAACTgccaacaaataaaatagctttccattattgtttttttttcaagtgcTTGTAGTAGACTATATTTATTGGGTACTTATCATAAATGAGTTGAAAGTACTCGTTTATGATAAGTACTATTTGATAAACAACTAATTTtgcacaatttttttgttaccaTAGAAGGTATCGCATTTTCAGACAAAATaagagttatattttatattattgtccGTGTAATAAccgaaattcaaaatttagaATCAGTTATTATTTGCGAAGATTTGATGAAAGATTTATGAATCGTCATTTATTCCATGAATGATTATACTTTTTCGTGTATGTTTCACAGTTGACGTTGTTACAAAAGCTTTTTTTCATCGTTGACGTAAATCAGAGCACGTTTAATGCTATCAGATTGCATTAGCGATTACATGTGGACAGATAACGTCTTTTGTTGAGAAATACGGCAACCCTGTACTGACTTGAAGTCTACACGCGTTGTGGACATACAGGCATTGTCTTGTGTTAGCACGTGTGACCTGCTCTAATGTGAGTGGTGAACCGTGAAAGATatgcatttatttgttattcagaCGCTTTAGGAAATGAAATTATCGATTCATTCGCTATATTATTCGAAATATGTAAATGCGAGGATGCGTCGTggcataatttttatgtcttcCGATATCGTGCCAGGTGTTGTATGTATTgtggtatataataaatatttacaaagcaacggattttaatgattgttttttaacattgtACGCTTTATTCTACATCGCTTTTATTAGTCAATATGTAATAGAATACGCATAGCGAACATACacgcaaaataaattaacattgtgTAGCTCCATTATTTTAGGTTTCATCAATTAATCTAAATGTTTTTAGAACTAGGAAAAAATGCTCATTTTAAgaatttgcatttaatataattggttCGTATATGTATCAAAtggattcttttttatattttcataatatcgtATTTCATAGCAGGTAATAAAGAGACACAATTTTCCTAACTATTGAGAAGTAATATgactcataataataataatattaaaaaatatttatctgaaTATTCCCGTACGTTATTGATCAATAAATTTTGGGctaaaattgttattcattcaaggtcaataacaaaatatagttcaatgataatattgtgtcattcatataataactaaatgaGCAGATTTCGAGACAAAAAAAGTTAAGActatattaactatatttgGGTATAATGTTACAGCGATAAACTTATAATGTAGGTTTAGGTagatcaatattatatacctaacaAAATTTTGCAAGTTTTATTGTCCCtgcaaaaatgttatttataatcttgCAAAGATGTGTACTACCTACAggttaaacaaaataagatatgtatatcaataattattttgactaCTCCATATACATCCcatttaagaataataatttattgatataacttttcattaatattcacaGCGATAACATGCTTACATTCGATGTAACTTCCGCATCTAATAGTGGTCAATAGGATATAGGTATTGAAAAAACATTAGACGACATGATATTTGGCCACATAATTTGAAGGTGATTCAGtggcatttttatatacatgtattggGTAAGTAGCGTCGCTATAAAAGCTTTAGTCGGCATGTGTTGGACATCATTTGATCTACTTTCGTTGATCAAACAAGACAACACAGACCACGATGTACAAGTTGGTGGTGTTGTTCTCTGTGCTCGCGTTGGCTGCGGCTAAACCTAACTGGGTATCGCCAGTAGTTTACAGCGCTGCGTCACCAGTGGTTTACGGCTCTGTCTCACCCGTCGCCTACAGCTCCGTCGTGTCGCCAGCCGTCAACACCGTCGTGTCACCCGCCGTCAGCTCCGTGTCACAATACAGCAGCAGCGTAGTTCACGGATCTCCCGCTGTACCTGCAGTATACAGCGCCTACGCACCAGTCAGCCATGCCGTCGTCCCTGCTGTCGCTGGTTGGTCTCAAGCCCCCGGCTCTCCCGCCGTTGTCTTAGACGCTGTACAAGGTGTGCCTTTGGACACCCCTGAAGTCGTCGCTGCTCGCGCTGCCCACTATCAAGCCAAGGCCTTATCTGGAGTCCACAGAATTGCCAAGCGTTCGCTCGCCGCTGTTGCCCCTGTTACCTACAGCTATCCATTGACCTACTCCTCCCCAACTTATGTTTCAGCTTACTCTCCATATGTCTCTACCTACTCCAGCCCAGCTGTATCATCTTACGCTGTCGTGCCAAAGGCTCTCTCTGTCCACCCATGGTAATAAAAACGGATCTTAACATAGCATATTGATCAACGAACATGTGTAAAGTTCACTgccaataaaatgaattaaataaattttatcgttTTACTGTATACACCTAAGAGcctcataaatttattaacaatactcTAAAATGGCAACATGTATATTAATCTTCTCTTTGAAGGCAACAGCCCTACAAGATTTTAAAGGGTAGTAAGactatttttgaaacaaattttatttgagtaataaattatataatgatattgttaaatgtaatatgttgttatatttgaaatatgataaatttgtaaagtaattaattataaacgcatttaaaacctaaaatacaatttatattgctaacatagtttaataataattaaaaatgtattttataattctttgtaGTCTACCTTATATCTTTACTcacattgattttaattttcacacaCGACAGAAATTACCATTTGATTAAGATGTAATTACTTTATACGGCTAAAGAGAAATCATAAGGCAGAAAAACTcgtaacattatataaattcatttaatcaaattccatacaaatttaataataatgtcctACATGGGGATGGAAAGAACTATAGGCGTCTGCTCCAAAATTTCCGAATGGTTTATGAAGAATTGGAGAAGCTAGCACAGGAGCAACAACTTCCTTCACAATAGGTACAATCGATGCCACAATTGCTGGCGCTGAATGTACATCGACTCGTTCCTGATGGGAAACCGCCAATGGAGCCAAGCCTGCCAAGTGTGTAGCTACTGGGGCTAAATGGCCAACATGCGGTAATGGGTTGACGGAATACGGCGATCTTTTCAATATGTGGTGTCCGTGACTAAATCCGTGACCAAAACTATGGCCAAAACCACGTCCTCCATAACCGTATGCATGGTTTATATAAGGCACTGGAATTGGTGCAGCAACGGTATGCAATGGTGCCACTGGTATAATGTGACCTTGGCAGAAGCCCAGAAATGCAATGAAACACAATAACCGGAACATTTTCTTGCGTGGATATCTTTTATGGTTACTTAATGGTACAGTCGGTCTTAACTAACGCTCCTTGTGACAAGACCCTTCCTCTTATACTACTAATTCTGATTCACGGTGACAGTATTGAAATTCCTAATAATAGATTGGTCACGCTATTGAACATGGTTAACAAAAACTCGGAATTAACTTGATTGTTAGGTAACTGGAAATAGGCATAATTAGTTTCAGTGtctataatatactttaaggTGCCTTTTtagatatgtatttaattattttatatatataagtaatataaatttagcaaCGACCTGCTACATCAGAACTTTAAAACACATGACTTTGAAAGGAACGATTCCGAGTGTGTAAAGACAGCCCGTGATAAATTTTGTGTTAagtagttaaaaaatacataattatggtTAGATTGGATATTGAATTTAGCGAATAACGATACTTTTACTAttgctgaagagtttgtttgaacacgctaatctcagtAACGACTGGTacgaaatgaaatatattttttttatgttaaattgtcag
This window contains:
- the LOC119828217 gene encoding calphotin-like gives rise to the protein MYKLVVLTALLAVASAAPGLIGAPALAPWGHGVGVAPAVVSAPIVRAAVPVATSYANTVRIATPAVVAAHAPIVAHAPVVAAPWAHGWLLIHLVAEHCINRFDIWKKASVNHFLSFSLELTQTTMNSLVVLLSVMALAAASPSVPSILSYAVPAVAVAPSAVSHQSRIDIKSSPAVVSETITPITRTVVSEPAAVIAAPAAYTAPAAYAAPIAYAAPVAYAAPATYAAPTFAAVAPAAISSQSRVDIKSSPGIVSTVAAGPVISGYASPTAYSAPVASVYSPSAIAAVPSVFRSAAIAPVASVSSVISAPAVAAPAVVAETPEVAAARAAHLEAKAAALNEAHVIHKRSVLLNAPVLSYASVPATSYPTLVHNYAASPVVYSAPLAHVSSYGVHAPAIARVF
- the LOC119840774 gene encoding cuticle protein 18.7-like, with product MYKLVVLFSVLALAAAKPNWVSPVVYSAASPVVYGSVSPVAYSSVVSPAVNTVVSPAVSSVSQYSSSVVHGSPAVPAVYSAYAPVSHAVVPAVAGWSQAPGSPAVVLDAVQGVPLDTPEVVAARAAHYQAKALSGVHRIAKRSLAAVAPVTYSYPLTYSSPTYVSAYSPYVSTYSSPAVSSYAVVPKALSVHPW